Proteins from one Triticum aestivum cultivar Chinese Spring chromosome 7A, IWGSC CS RefSeq v2.1, whole genome shotgun sequence genomic window:
- the LOC123151493 gene encoding WPP domain-interacting protein 2, translating into MAVTATDMDRMANGAVESSAESPAAEAPPEARTKGRGLRRWRRIQREHRAEGPAAPATAAGGRGRADDDAAQLHKRRLPIGAAAPPKEKHEVAVEEVESSTASVESRFVPLEPVPAPAPAKLDPDLGLLVSSVGFSVGAGGADSDNSEDRSSKSSTAASAPRHDFPRERDRLRAHTAAAIHGKNHRTARARADRQSAHTAFSLAKAEADNSRWSVESDRRSSNAVHGRKQGVGSIGNGIHKELSDGDDHSDEGQPSDEMRSTAGGYCTQSGSSVVGKLGGGNGDSGDADVEDTFDEGGVGKGEMGLEMNSCANPFAESILSLQRTQEALENEIRNFVVIGKESTDDLDARDDEWSNSLHIEESVEEANEKRKDLESRVEQASILIKEKDSRILELEALSRTRAWRSAIQSANNQLLQPDLDQLLQEKMEAEIQCIILTRASQTWTPVAEDRKALYKEQKCLLGDYKQLELKLRSAENRAAILGEMVEKLEAQCKELSASAEILQLQSRTSSASLLCFIQFILLLIAIGIYVVRLSPSSAEFVPT; encoded by the exons ATGGCAGTCACCGCGACCGACATGGACCGCATGGCGAACGGCGCCGTCGAGTCCTCCGCCGAGTCCCCGGCCGCGGAGGCGCCTCCGGAGGCCAGGACCAAAGGCCGCGGGCTCCGTCGGTGGCGCCGTATCCAGCGGGAGCACCGCGCGGAAGGCCCCGCTGCCCCCGCCACTGCCGCTGGTGGCAGAGGTCGTGCAGATGACGACGCGGCACAGCTCCACAAGCGCCGGCTGCCcatcggcgccgccgcgccccccaAGGAGAAGCACGAGGTGGCCGTCGAGGAGGTGGAGAGCTCCACCGCTTCCGTCGAGTCCCGCTTCGTCCCACTGGAGCCAgtgccggcgccggcgccagcGAAGCTGGACCCGGATCTCGGCCTGCTCGTCTCCTCCGTCGGCTTCTCGGTCGGCGCAGGCGGCGCTGACTCCGACAACAGCGAGGACCGGAGCAGCAAGTCCTCCACCGCCGCGAGCGCCCCGCGCCACGACTTCCCGCGCGAGCGAGACAGGCTGCGTGCTCACACCGCCGCCGCCATCCACGGGAAGAATCACCGGACCGCGCGCGCGCGAGCCGACAGGCAGAGCGCTCACACAGCCTTCTCCCTGGCCAAGGCCGAGGCCGATAACTCTCGTTGGAGCGTCGAGTCCGACCGCCGCAGCTCTAATGCCGTCCATGGCCGGAAACAGGGGGTCGGCAGCATCGGCAATGGCATCCACAAGGAACTTTCTGATGGTGATGACCACAGCGATGAAGGGCAGCCAAGCGATGAGATGCGATCAACAGCTGGAGGTTACTGCACGCAGAGTGGGAGTAGTGTGGTGGGAAAATTGGGTGGCGGAAATGGTGATTCTGGTGATGCTGATGTTGAGGACACATTTGATGAGGGGGGTGTTGGGAAGGGTGAGATGGGATTAGAGATGAACTCATGTGCCAACCCATTTGCGGAATCTATTTTGTCACTTCAGAGAACGCAGGAAGCTCTCGAGAATG AGATACGGAACTTTGTGGTGATCGGGAAAGAATCAACCGATGATCTTGATGCACGTGATGATGAATGGAGCAACTCGCTCCACATTGAGGAATCTGTTGAAGAAGCAAATGAAAAGAGAAAGGATCTTGAGTCAAGGGTGGAACAAGCATCAATACtgatcaaggagaaggattcaagAATACTTGAACTAGAAGCTCTCAGCCGGACGAGGGCGTGGAGAAGTGCAATTCAGAGTGCTAACAACCAGCTGTTGCAGCCGGATCTTGATCAACTGCTCCAGGAGAAGATGGAAGCGGAGATTCAGTGCATCATCCTGACAAGAGCCTCTCAAACCTGGACACCCGTTGCCGAGGATCGGAAAGCTCTCTACAAGGAGCAGAAATGTCTGCTTGGCGACTACAAGCAGCTCGAACTCAAACTGCGTAGTGCCGAGAACCGAGCAGCAATACTAggggagatggtggagaagctggaGGCGCAATGCAAAGAGCTCTCTGCGAGTGCAGAAATCTTGCAGCTGCAATCTAGAACAAGCTCCGCGTCACTGTTATGTTTCATCCAGTTTATACTGCTGCTTATTGCCATAGGCATCTATGTTGTGCGTCTGTCTCCATCCTCGGCCGAGTTTGTACCTACGTGA
- the LOC123151461 gene encoding uncharacterized WD repeat-containing protein C2A9.03, protein MSLYDGGLAGVYPEEEDDRLADLAGDSDYDDDEYVQSISKASEDTSAMDVLKGKDIQGIPWERLTITRDGYRKSRLEGYTNFENIPNSGQLSEKVCTPVEKGQLYYEFAHNTRSVRPTIFHFQLRNLVWATTRHDVYLMSHMSVLHWSPLTSEKHEVIDLQGHVAPCEKHEGNFYEGFYRTHVSTLAVKNNLLVAGGFHGELICKFLDREGISYCSKSTHDDNGITNFLEIFEKPSGSVHFLASNNDCGLRDFDMEKFQMCNNFHFDWAVNHTSLSPDGKIIAVVGDNPDGVLVDANSGKMIHELSGHLDYSFASAWNPDGRTFATGNQDKTCRIWDARNLSKSVAVLGGNMGAIRSIRYTSDGKFLAMAEAADFIHIFDVGSGYDRKQELDFFGEIAGISFSPDTEALFVSVHDRNYSSLLQFSRRRFYSYLDSAL, encoded by the exons ATGTCGCTGTACGACGGCGGGCTCGCCGGAGTGTACCCCGAGGAGGAGGATGACCGCCTCGCCGACCTGGCGGGGGACTCCGACTACGACGACGACGAGTACGTCCAATCT ATTAGCAAGGCGTCAGAAGATACATCTGCGATGGATGTCCTGAAAGGGAAGGACATACAGGGAATTCCCTGGGAACGGCTGACCATCACAAGGGACGGATATAGGAAGTCAAGACTGGAAGGGTATACGAACTTTGAGAACATACCTAATTCGGGACAATTATCGGAGAAG GTATGTACACCTGTGGAGAAAGGTCAACTCTACTACGAGTTTGCGCATAACACAAGATCTGTGAGACCGACCATTTTTCATTTTCAG TTGAGAAATTTAGTATGGGCAACAACAAGGCATGATGTTTATCTTATGTCACACATGTCTGTGCTTCATTGGTCACCACTGACCTCTGAGAAGCACGAGGTCATTGATCTTCAAGGACATGTTGCTCCATGTGAG AAGCACGAGGGGAATTTCTATGAGGGCTTTTATCGGACTCACGTTAGCACATTGGCAGTCAAGAACAACCTGCTGGTTGCTGGTGGCTTTCATGGAGAACTAATTTGCAAA TTTTTGGACCGTGAAGGAATAAGCTATTGTTCCAAGTCAACTCATGATGACAATGGCATTACTAATTTTCTGGAGATATTTGAGAAACCTAG TGGTTCCGTGCATTTCCTAGCATCAAACAATGATTGTGGACTAAGAGACTTTGACATGGAGAAGTTTCAAATGTGCAATAATTTTCATTTCGATTGGGCTGTGAAT CACACATCCTTGAGCCCTGATGGTAAAATCATTGCTGTTGTGGGGGACAATCCTGACGGTGTTCTGGTTGATGCTAATTCGGGGAAA ATGATTCACGAGCTCAGTGGTCATTTGGATTATTCGTTTGCATCGGCATGGAACCCAGACGGCCGGACATTCGCAACTGGGAACCAAGACAAGACATGCAGGATCTGGGACGCCCGTAACCTCTCCAAGTCTGTCGCTGTCCTGGGAGGCAACATGGGAGCCATAAGGTCCATCCGCTATACATCTGACGGCAAGTTCCTGGCAATGGCTGAAGCTGCAGACTTCATCCACATCTTTGACGTCGGGAGTGGGTACGACAGGAAGCAGGAGCTGGACTTCTTTGGTGAGATTGCCGGCATATCGTTCAGTCCTGACACTGAGGCTCTCTTTGTCAGCGTACATGATCGCAACTATAGCAGCCTCCTCCAGTTCAGTCGTCGACGGTTTTACAGCTACCTTGATTCAGCTTTGTGA